A genomic window from Equus asinus isolate D_3611 breed Donkey chromosome 25, EquAss-T2T_v2, whole genome shotgun sequence includes:
- the PBXIP1 gene encoding pre-B-cell leukemia transcription factor-interacting protein 1 isoform X1: MTPSFLGLETRGGSNKFSRRLKQEPGQVAATAASGTLAAMASCPDQDNSWVLAGSESLPVETLGPETRTDPESERAAQAPRSPSTADDGLAGTLDGEETVFQSESSQSGPILPEETEAKGIVEDDGRGVEPPGPGNTVSQGDLEETVVAALGPDTQDLEDQSPPQSLPSSPKAAWIREEVRCSSSEDDTDMDVEGLRRRRGREPSTPQPAVPLGVEDQARGEGADGKLGISLNMCLLGALVLLGLGLLLFSGESGGLSESESGPMEEVELQVFPDTGSDAEMMDAVGDGQDGLKQQLQASVPSDSVPSLQNMALLLDKLAKENQDIRLLQAQLQAQKEELQSLMHQPKGLEEENARLRGALQQGEASQRALESELQQLRARLQGLEADCVRGTDGVCLNWGRGPQAGKVIKQQDPRWQEPGPGFLEQKEQLEAEAQTLRQELERQRRLLGSVQQDLEQSLRDVGRGDPAHAGLAELGHRLAQKLQGLENWGQVPGVPANASEAWHQEPHFQSSREQSGKEKWRDGKGDRKAEHWKHKKEESGRHRKKSWEDEDRELAGRWKEGKPRVEEWGRKKDGKWQGPKEPPRKSGSPHSKERQRQPRWKEGAKDRHDPPPPWAELSRHKYQAPQGCSGVHECARQEGLAFFGMELAPVQQQELASLLRTYLARLPWAGQLTEELPLSSAYFGEDGIFRHDRLRFRDFVNALEDSLEEVAVRQTGDDDEVDDFEDFIFSHFFGDRALKKREALLIVCRCPLKASSCPSSCLPTGQGRRTNTCGAPELWGPGRSTATTPGAEAWCYLSPGDC, encoded by the exons GTGGCAGCCACAGCAGCCTCGGGGACCTTAGCAGCTATGGCCTCCTGCCCAGACCAGGACAATAGCTGGGTGCTTGCCGGCTCAGAG AGCCTGCCTGTGGAGACCCTGGGTCCAGAAACCAGGACAGACCCAGAGTCTGAAAGAGCTGCCCAGGCCCCTCGGAGCCCCTCCACGGCAGATGATGGATTAGCTGGGACCTTGGATGGAGAAG AGACCGTCTTCCAGAGTGAAAGCTCCCAGTCTGGTCCCATTCTGCCAGAGGAGACCGAGGCCAAG GGCATCGTGGAAGATGATGGTCGTGGAGTGGAGCCCCCAGGCCCAGGAAACACAGTGTCCCAGGGAGACTTGGAGGAGACTGTGGTGGCAGCCCTGGGACCAGACACACAGGACCTGGAGGACCAGAGCCCCCCACAGAGTCTGCCCTCATCCCCCAAAGCAG CTTGGATCAGGGAGGAGGTCCGATGCTCCAGCAGTGAGGATGACACCGACATGGATGTGGAGGGTCTGCGGAGACGGCGAGGCCGGGAGCCCAGCACGCCTCAGCCTGCAGTGCCCCTGGGTGTGGAGGACCAGGCCAGGGGCGAGGGTGCGGACGGGAAGCTGGGCATCTCCCTCAACATGTGCCTCCTCGGGGCCTTGGttctgctgggcctggggctCCTCCTCTTCTCCGGTGAGTCCG GTGGCCTCTCAGAGTCTGAGAGTG GACCCATGGAGGAAGTGGAACTTCAGGTCTTCCCAGATACCGGGTCAGATGCTGAGATGATGGATGCTGTGGGGGATGGGCAG GATGGGCTAAAGCAGCAGCTGCAGGCCTCAGTGCCCTCTGATAGTGTCCCCAGCCTGCAGAACATGGCCCTTCTGCTAGACAAGCTGGCCAAGGAGAACCAGGACATCCGGCTGCTGCAGGCCCAGCTGCAG GCCCAGAAGGAAGAGCTTCAGAGCCTGATGCATCAGCCCAAAGGGCTGGAAGAAGAGAATGCCCGGCTTCGGGGGGCGCTGCAGCAGGGCGAGGCCTCCCAGCGGGCCCTGGAGTCAGAGCTGCAGCAGCTGCGGGCCCGGCtccaggggctggaggctgaCTGTGTCCGGGGCACAGATGGGGTGTGCCTCAACTGGGGCAGAGGTCCGCAGGCTGGCAAGGTCATCAAGCAGCAAGACCCCAGATGGCAGGAGCCAGGCCCTGGCTTTCTGGAGCAGAAGGAACAGCTAGAGGCTGAGGCCCAGACATTAAGGCAAGAGTTGGAGAGGCAGCGGCGGCTGCTGGGGTCTGTGCAGCAGGACCTGGAGCAGAGCCTAAGGGACGTGGGCCGAGGGGACCCAGCTCATGCTGGCCTGGCTGAGCTGGGCCACAGACTGGCCCAGAAGCTGCAGGGTCTGGAGAACTGGGGCCAGGTCCCTGGGGTCCCTGCCAATGCCTCAGAGGCCTGGCATCAGGAGCCCCACTTCCAAAGTTCCAGGGAGCAGAGTGGAAAGGAAAAGTGGCGGGATGGGAAGGGGGACCGGAAGGCTGAGCACTGGAAGCATAAGAAGGAGGAATCTGGCCGGCATAGGAAGAAGAGCTGGGAGGATGAGGATAGGGAGCTGGCAGGGAGGTGGAAGGAGGGCAAGCCAAGGGTGGAGGAGTGGGGCAGAAAGAAGGATGGCAAGTGGCAGGGCCCTAAGGAGCCCCCCAGGAAGAGTGGGAGCCCCCATTCTAAAGAAAGGCAGAGGCAGCCTCGGTGGAAGGAGGGGGCTAAAGACAGGCATGACCCCCCACCACCCTGGGCAGAGCTGTCGAGGCATAAGTACCAGGCACCCCAGGGCTGCTCAGGTGTGCACGAATGTGCCCGGCAGGAGGGCCTGGCCTTCTTTGGCATGGAGCTAGCCCCAGTGCAGCAACAGGAGCTGGCCTCTCTGCTGAGGACGTACCTGGCGCGGCTGCCCTGGGCCGGGCAGCTGACCGAGGAGCTGCCCCTCTCATCTGCTTACTTTGGCGAGGATGGCATCTTCCGCCACGACCGCCTCCGCTTCCGGGACTTTGTGAATGCCTTGGAGGacagcctggaggaggtggcGGTGAGACAGacaggtgatgatgatgaggTGGATGACTTTGAGGACTTCATCTTCAGCCACTTCTTTGGAGACAGAGCACTGAAGAAGAG GGAGGCCCTTCTCATCGTGTGCCGTTGTCCTCTGAAGgcctcttcctgcccctcctcaTGTCTCCCCACAGGTCAGGGAAGAAGGACAAACACTTGCGGGGCTCCAGAGTTGTGGGGCCCAGGGAGGAGCACAGCCACCACACCCGGGGCTGAGGCCTGGTGTTATCTGAGCCCTGGGGACTGTTAA
- the PBXIP1 gene encoding pre-B-cell leukemia transcription factor-interacting protein 1 isoform X4: MTPSFLGLETRGGSNKFSRRLKQEPGQVAATAASGTLAAMASCPDQDNSWVLAGSESLPVETLGPETRTDPESERAAQAPRSPSTADDGLAGTLDGEETVFQSESSQSGPILPEETEAKGIVEDDGRGVEPPGPGNTVSQGDLEETVVAALGPDTQDLEDQSPPQSLPSSPKAAWIREEVRCSSSEDDTDMDVEGLRRRRGREPSTPQPAVPLGVEDQARGEGADGKLGISLNMCLLGALVLLGLGLLLFSGPMEEVELQVFPDTGSDAEMMDAVGDGQDGLKQQLQASVPSDSVPSLQNMALLLDKLAKENQDIRLLQAQLQAQKEELQSLMHQPKGLEEENARLRGALQQGEASQRALESELQQLRARLQGLEADCVRGTDGVCLNWGRGPQAGKVIKQQDPRWQEPGPGFLEQKEQLEAEAQTLRQELERQRRLLGSVQQDLEQSLRDVGRGDPAHAGLAELGHRLAQKLQGLENWGQVPGVPANASEAWHQEPHFQSSREQSGKEKWRDGKGDRKAEHWKHKKEESGRHRKKSWEDEDRELAGRWKEGKPRVEEWGRKKDGKWQGPKEPPRKSGSPHSKERQRQPRWKEGAKDRHDPPPPWAELSRHKYQAPQGCSGVHECARQEGLAFFGMELAPVQQQELASLLRTYLARLPWAGQLTEELPLSSAYFGEDGIFRHDRLRFRDFVNALEDSLEEVAVRQTGDDDEVDDFEDFIFSHFFGDRALKKREALLIVCRCPLKASSCPSSCLPTGQGRRTNTCGAPELWGPGRSTATTPGAEAWCYLSPGDC, translated from the exons GTGGCAGCCACAGCAGCCTCGGGGACCTTAGCAGCTATGGCCTCCTGCCCAGACCAGGACAATAGCTGGGTGCTTGCCGGCTCAGAG AGCCTGCCTGTGGAGACCCTGGGTCCAGAAACCAGGACAGACCCAGAGTCTGAAAGAGCTGCCCAGGCCCCTCGGAGCCCCTCCACGGCAGATGATGGATTAGCTGGGACCTTGGATGGAGAAG AGACCGTCTTCCAGAGTGAAAGCTCCCAGTCTGGTCCCATTCTGCCAGAGGAGACCGAGGCCAAG GGCATCGTGGAAGATGATGGTCGTGGAGTGGAGCCCCCAGGCCCAGGAAACACAGTGTCCCAGGGAGACTTGGAGGAGACTGTGGTGGCAGCCCTGGGACCAGACACACAGGACCTGGAGGACCAGAGCCCCCCACAGAGTCTGCCCTCATCCCCCAAAGCAG CTTGGATCAGGGAGGAGGTCCGATGCTCCAGCAGTGAGGATGACACCGACATGGATGTGGAGGGTCTGCGGAGACGGCGAGGCCGGGAGCCCAGCACGCCTCAGCCTGCAGTGCCCCTGGGTGTGGAGGACCAGGCCAGGGGCGAGGGTGCGGACGGGAAGCTGGGCATCTCCCTCAACATGTGCCTCCTCGGGGCCTTGGttctgctgggcctggggctCCTCCTCTTCTCCG GACCCATGGAGGAAGTGGAACTTCAGGTCTTCCCAGATACCGGGTCAGATGCTGAGATGATGGATGCTGTGGGGGATGGGCAG GATGGGCTAAAGCAGCAGCTGCAGGCCTCAGTGCCCTCTGATAGTGTCCCCAGCCTGCAGAACATGGCCCTTCTGCTAGACAAGCTGGCCAAGGAGAACCAGGACATCCGGCTGCTGCAGGCCCAGCTGCAG GCCCAGAAGGAAGAGCTTCAGAGCCTGATGCATCAGCCCAAAGGGCTGGAAGAAGAGAATGCCCGGCTTCGGGGGGCGCTGCAGCAGGGCGAGGCCTCCCAGCGGGCCCTGGAGTCAGAGCTGCAGCAGCTGCGGGCCCGGCtccaggggctggaggctgaCTGTGTCCGGGGCACAGATGGGGTGTGCCTCAACTGGGGCAGAGGTCCGCAGGCTGGCAAGGTCATCAAGCAGCAAGACCCCAGATGGCAGGAGCCAGGCCCTGGCTTTCTGGAGCAGAAGGAACAGCTAGAGGCTGAGGCCCAGACATTAAGGCAAGAGTTGGAGAGGCAGCGGCGGCTGCTGGGGTCTGTGCAGCAGGACCTGGAGCAGAGCCTAAGGGACGTGGGCCGAGGGGACCCAGCTCATGCTGGCCTGGCTGAGCTGGGCCACAGACTGGCCCAGAAGCTGCAGGGTCTGGAGAACTGGGGCCAGGTCCCTGGGGTCCCTGCCAATGCCTCAGAGGCCTGGCATCAGGAGCCCCACTTCCAAAGTTCCAGGGAGCAGAGTGGAAAGGAAAAGTGGCGGGATGGGAAGGGGGACCGGAAGGCTGAGCACTGGAAGCATAAGAAGGAGGAATCTGGCCGGCATAGGAAGAAGAGCTGGGAGGATGAGGATAGGGAGCTGGCAGGGAGGTGGAAGGAGGGCAAGCCAAGGGTGGAGGAGTGGGGCAGAAAGAAGGATGGCAAGTGGCAGGGCCCTAAGGAGCCCCCCAGGAAGAGTGGGAGCCCCCATTCTAAAGAAAGGCAGAGGCAGCCTCGGTGGAAGGAGGGGGCTAAAGACAGGCATGACCCCCCACCACCCTGGGCAGAGCTGTCGAGGCATAAGTACCAGGCACCCCAGGGCTGCTCAGGTGTGCACGAATGTGCCCGGCAGGAGGGCCTGGCCTTCTTTGGCATGGAGCTAGCCCCAGTGCAGCAACAGGAGCTGGCCTCTCTGCTGAGGACGTACCTGGCGCGGCTGCCCTGGGCCGGGCAGCTGACCGAGGAGCTGCCCCTCTCATCTGCTTACTTTGGCGAGGATGGCATCTTCCGCCACGACCGCCTCCGCTTCCGGGACTTTGTGAATGCCTTGGAGGacagcctggaggaggtggcGGTGAGACAGacaggtgatgatgatgaggTGGATGACTTTGAGGACTTCATCTTCAGCCACTTCTTTGGAGACAGAGCACTGAAGAAGAG GGAGGCCCTTCTCATCGTGTGCCGTTGTCCTCTGAAGgcctcttcctgcccctcctcaTGTCTCCCCACAGGTCAGGGAAGAAGGACAAACACTTGCGGGGCTCCAGAGTTGTGGGGCCCAGGGAGGAGCACAGCCACCACACCCGGGGCTGAGGCCTGGTGTTATCTGAGCCCTGGGGACTGTTAA
- the PBXIP1 gene encoding pre-B-cell leukemia transcription factor-interacting protein 1 isoform X3: MTPSFLGLETRGGSNKFSRRLKQEPGQVAATAASGTLAAMASCPDQDNSWVLAGSESLPVETLGPETRTDPESERAAQAPRSPSTADDGLAGTLDGEETVFQSESSQSGPILPEETEAKGIVEDDGRGVEPPGPGNTVSQGDLEETVVAALGPDTQDLEDQSPPQSLPSSPKAAWIREEVRCSSSEDDTDMDVEGLRRRRGREPSTPQPAVPLGVEDQARGEGADGKLGISLNMCLLGALVLLGLGLLLFSGESGPMEEVELQVFPDTGSDAEMMDAVGDGQDGLKQQLQASVPSDSVPSLQNMALLLDKLAKENQDIRLLQAQLQAQKEELQSLMHQPKGLEEENARLRGALQQGEASQRALESELQQLRARLQGLEADCVRGTDGVCLNWGRGPQAGKVIKQQDPRWQEPGPGFLEQKEQLEAEAQTLRQELERQRRLLGSVQQDLEQSLRDVGRGDPAHAGLAELGHRLAQKLQGLENWGQVPGVPANASEAWHQEPHFQSSREQSGKEKWRDGKGDRKAEHWKHKKEESGRHRKKSWEDEDRELAGRWKEGKPRVEEWGRKKDGKWQGPKEPPRKSGSPHSKERQRQPRWKEGAKDRHDPPPPWAELSRHKYQAPQGCSGVHECARQEGLAFFGMELAPVQQQELASLLRTYLARLPWAGQLTEELPLSSAYFGEDGIFRHDRLRFRDFVNALEDSLEEVAVRQTGDDDEVDDFEDFIFSHFFGDRALKKREALLIVCRCPLKASSCPSSCLPTGQGRRTNTCGAPELWGPGRSTATTPGAEAWCYLSPGDC; encoded by the exons GTGGCAGCCACAGCAGCCTCGGGGACCTTAGCAGCTATGGCCTCCTGCCCAGACCAGGACAATAGCTGGGTGCTTGCCGGCTCAGAG AGCCTGCCTGTGGAGACCCTGGGTCCAGAAACCAGGACAGACCCAGAGTCTGAAAGAGCTGCCCAGGCCCCTCGGAGCCCCTCCACGGCAGATGATGGATTAGCTGGGACCTTGGATGGAGAAG AGACCGTCTTCCAGAGTGAAAGCTCCCAGTCTGGTCCCATTCTGCCAGAGGAGACCGAGGCCAAG GGCATCGTGGAAGATGATGGTCGTGGAGTGGAGCCCCCAGGCCCAGGAAACACAGTGTCCCAGGGAGACTTGGAGGAGACTGTGGTGGCAGCCCTGGGACCAGACACACAGGACCTGGAGGACCAGAGCCCCCCACAGAGTCTGCCCTCATCCCCCAAAGCAG CTTGGATCAGGGAGGAGGTCCGATGCTCCAGCAGTGAGGATGACACCGACATGGATGTGGAGGGTCTGCGGAGACGGCGAGGCCGGGAGCCCAGCACGCCTCAGCCTGCAGTGCCCCTGGGTGTGGAGGACCAGGCCAGGGGCGAGGGTGCGGACGGGAAGCTGGGCATCTCCCTCAACATGTGCCTCCTCGGGGCCTTGGttctgctgggcctggggctCCTCCTCTTCTCCGGTGAGTCCG GACCCATGGAGGAAGTGGAACTTCAGGTCTTCCCAGATACCGGGTCAGATGCTGAGATGATGGATGCTGTGGGGGATGGGCAG GATGGGCTAAAGCAGCAGCTGCAGGCCTCAGTGCCCTCTGATAGTGTCCCCAGCCTGCAGAACATGGCCCTTCTGCTAGACAAGCTGGCCAAGGAGAACCAGGACATCCGGCTGCTGCAGGCCCAGCTGCAG GCCCAGAAGGAAGAGCTTCAGAGCCTGATGCATCAGCCCAAAGGGCTGGAAGAAGAGAATGCCCGGCTTCGGGGGGCGCTGCAGCAGGGCGAGGCCTCCCAGCGGGCCCTGGAGTCAGAGCTGCAGCAGCTGCGGGCCCGGCtccaggggctggaggctgaCTGTGTCCGGGGCACAGATGGGGTGTGCCTCAACTGGGGCAGAGGTCCGCAGGCTGGCAAGGTCATCAAGCAGCAAGACCCCAGATGGCAGGAGCCAGGCCCTGGCTTTCTGGAGCAGAAGGAACAGCTAGAGGCTGAGGCCCAGACATTAAGGCAAGAGTTGGAGAGGCAGCGGCGGCTGCTGGGGTCTGTGCAGCAGGACCTGGAGCAGAGCCTAAGGGACGTGGGCCGAGGGGACCCAGCTCATGCTGGCCTGGCTGAGCTGGGCCACAGACTGGCCCAGAAGCTGCAGGGTCTGGAGAACTGGGGCCAGGTCCCTGGGGTCCCTGCCAATGCCTCAGAGGCCTGGCATCAGGAGCCCCACTTCCAAAGTTCCAGGGAGCAGAGTGGAAAGGAAAAGTGGCGGGATGGGAAGGGGGACCGGAAGGCTGAGCACTGGAAGCATAAGAAGGAGGAATCTGGCCGGCATAGGAAGAAGAGCTGGGAGGATGAGGATAGGGAGCTGGCAGGGAGGTGGAAGGAGGGCAAGCCAAGGGTGGAGGAGTGGGGCAGAAAGAAGGATGGCAAGTGGCAGGGCCCTAAGGAGCCCCCCAGGAAGAGTGGGAGCCCCCATTCTAAAGAAAGGCAGAGGCAGCCTCGGTGGAAGGAGGGGGCTAAAGACAGGCATGACCCCCCACCACCCTGGGCAGAGCTGTCGAGGCATAAGTACCAGGCACCCCAGGGCTGCTCAGGTGTGCACGAATGTGCCCGGCAGGAGGGCCTGGCCTTCTTTGGCATGGAGCTAGCCCCAGTGCAGCAACAGGAGCTGGCCTCTCTGCTGAGGACGTACCTGGCGCGGCTGCCCTGGGCCGGGCAGCTGACCGAGGAGCTGCCCCTCTCATCTGCTTACTTTGGCGAGGATGGCATCTTCCGCCACGACCGCCTCCGCTTCCGGGACTTTGTGAATGCCTTGGAGGacagcctggaggaggtggcGGTGAGACAGacaggtgatgatgatgaggTGGATGACTTTGAGGACTTCATCTTCAGCCACTTCTTTGGAGACAGAGCACTGAAGAAGAG GGAGGCCCTTCTCATCGTGTGCCGTTGTCCTCTGAAGgcctcttcctgcccctcctcaTGTCTCCCCACAGGTCAGGGAAGAAGGACAAACACTTGCGGGGCTCCAGAGTTGTGGGGCCCAGGGAGGAGCACAGCCACCACACCCGGGGCTGAGGCCTGGTGTTATCTGAGCCCTGGGGACTGTTAA
- the PBXIP1 gene encoding pre-B-cell leukemia transcription factor-interacting protein 1 isoform X2, giving the protein MTPSFLGLETRGGSNKFSRRLKQEPGQVAATAASGTLAAMASCPDQDNSWVLAGSESLPVETLGPETRTDPESERAAQAPRSPSTADDGLAGTLDGEETVFQSESSQSGPILPEETEAKGIVEDDGRGVEPPGPGNTVSQGDLEETVVAALGPDTQDLEDQSPPQSLPSSPKAAWIREEVRCSSSEDDTDMDVEGLRRRRGREPSTPQPAVPLGVEDQARGEGADGKLGISLNMCLLGALVLLGLGLLLFSGGLSESESGPMEEVELQVFPDTGSDAEMMDAVGDGQDGLKQQLQASVPSDSVPSLQNMALLLDKLAKENQDIRLLQAQLQAQKEELQSLMHQPKGLEEENARLRGALQQGEASQRALESELQQLRARLQGLEADCVRGTDGVCLNWGRGPQAGKVIKQQDPRWQEPGPGFLEQKEQLEAEAQTLRQELERQRRLLGSVQQDLEQSLRDVGRGDPAHAGLAELGHRLAQKLQGLENWGQVPGVPANASEAWHQEPHFQSSREQSGKEKWRDGKGDRKAEHWKHKKEESGRHRKKSWEDEDRELAGRWKEGKPRVEEWGRKKDGKWQGPKEPPRKSGSPHSKERQRQPRWKEGAKDRHDPPPPWAELSRHKYQAPQGCSGVHECARQEGLAFFGMELAPVQQQELASLLRTYLARLPWAGQLTEELPLSSAYFGEDGIFRHDRLRFRDFVNALEDSLEEVAVRQTGDDDEVDDFEDFIFSHFFGDRALKKREALLIVCRCPLKASSCPSSCLPTGQGRRTNTCGAPELWGPGRSTATTPGAEAWCYLSPGDC; this is encoded by the exons GTGGCAGCCACAGCAGCCTCGGGGACCTTAGCAGCTATGGCCTCCTGCCCAGACCAGGACAATAGCTGGGTGCTTGCCGGCTCAGAG AGCCTGCCTGTGGAGACCCTGGGTCCAGAAACCAGGACAGACCCAGAGTCTGAAAGAGCTGCCCAGGCCCCTCGGAGCCCCTCCACGGCAGATGATGGATTAGCTGGGACCTTGGATGGAGAAG AGACCGTCTTCCAGAGTGAAAGCTCCCAGTCTGGTCCCATTCTGCCAGAGGAGACCGAGGCCAAG GGCATCGTGGAAGATGATGGTCGTGGAGTGGAGCCCCCAGGCCCAGGAAACACAGTGTCCCAGGGAGACTTGGAGGAGACTGTGGTGGCAGCCCTGGGACCAGACACACAGGACCTGGAGGACCAGAGCCCCCCACAGAGTCTGCCCTCATCCCCCAAAGCAG CTTGGATCAGGGAGGAGGTCCGATGCTCCAGCAGTGAGGATGACACCGACATGGATGTGGAGGGTCTGCGGAGACGGCGAGGCCGGGAGCCCAGCACGCCTCAGCCTGCAGTGCCCCTGGGTGTGGAGGACCAGGCCAGGGGCGAGGGTGCGGACGGGAAGCTGGGCATCTCCCTCAACATGTGCCTCCTCGGGGCCTTGGttctgctgggcctggggctCCTCCTCTTCTCCG GTGGCCTCTCAGAGTCTGAGAGTG GACCCATGGAGGAAGTGGAACTTCAGGTCTTCCCAGATACCGGGTCAGATGCTGAGATGATGGATGCTGTGGGGGATGGGCAG GATGGGCTAAAGCAGCAGCTGCAGGCCTCAGTGCCCTCTGATAGTGTCCCCAGCCTGCAGAACATGGCCCTTCTGCTAGACAAGCTGGCCAAGGAGAACCAGGACATCCGGCTGCTGCAGGCCCAGCTGCAG GCCCAGAAGGAAGAGCTTCAGAGCCTGATGCATCAGCCCAAAGGGCTGGAAGAAGAGAATGCCCGGCTTCGGGGGGCGCTGCAGCAGGGCGAGGCCTCCCAGCGGGCCCTGGAGTCAGAGCTGCAGCAGCTGCGGGCCCGGCtccaggggctggaggctgaCTGTGTCCGGGGCACAGATGGGGTGTGCCTCAACTGGGGCAGAGGTCCGCAGGCTGGCAAGGTCATCAAGCAGCAAGACCCCAGATGGCAGGAGCCAGGCCCTGGCTTTCTGGAGCAGAAGGAACAGCTAGAGGCTGAGGCCCAGACATTAAGGCAAGAGTTGGAGAGGCAGCGGCGGCTGCTGGGGTCTGTGCAGCAGGACCTGGAGCAGAGCCTAAGGGACGTGGGCCGAGGGGACCCAGCTCATGCTGGCCTGGCTGAGCTGGGCCACAGACTGGCCCAGAAGCTGCAGGGTCTGGAGAACTGGGGCCAGGTCCCTGGGGTCCCTGCCAATGCCTCAGAGGCCTGGCATCAGGAGCCCCACTTCCAAAGTTCCAGGGAGCAGAGTGGAAAGGAAAAGTGGCGGGATGGGAAGGGGGACCGGAAGGCTGAGCACTGGAAGCATAAGAAGGAGGAATCTGGCCGGCATAGGAAGAAGAGCTGGGAGGATGAGGATAGGGAGCTGGCAGGGAGGTGGAAGGAGGGCAAGCCAAGGGTGGAGGAGTGGGGCAGAAAGAAGGATGGCAAGTGGCAGGGCCCTAAGGAGCCCCCCAGGAAGAGTGGGAGCCCCCATTCTAAAGAAAGGCAGAGGCAGCCTCGGTGGAAGGAGGGGGCTAAAGACAGGCATGACCCCCCACCACCCTGGGCAGAGCTGTCGAGGCATAAGTACCAGGCACCCCAGGGCTGCTCAGGTGTGCACGAATGTGCCCGGCAGGAGGGCCTGGCCTTCTTTGGCATGGAGCTAGCCCCAGTGCAGCAACAGGAGCTGGCCTCTCTGCTGAGGACGTACCTGGCGCGGCTGCCCTGGGCCGGGCAGCTGACCGAGGAGCTGCCCCTCTCATCTGCTTACTTTGGCGAGGATGGCATCTTCCGCCACGACCGCCTCCGCTTCCGGGACTTTGTGAATGCCTTGGAGGacagcctggaggaggtggcGGTGAGACAGacaggtgatgatgatgaggTGGATGACTTTGAGGACTTCATCTTCAGCCACTTCTTTGGAGACAGAGCACTGAAGAAGAG GGAGGCCCTTCTCATCGTGTGCCGTTGTCCTCTGAAGgcctcttcctgcccctcctcaTGTCTCCCCACAGGTCAGGGAAGAAGGACAAACACTTGCGGGGCTCCAGAGTTGTGGGGCCCAGGGAGGAGCACAGCCACCACACCCGGGGCTGAGGCCTGGTGTTATCTGAGCCCTGGGGACTGTTAA